A single Desulfurobacterium sp. TC5-1 DNA region contains:
- the flhA gene encoding flagellar biosynthesis protein FlhA, with the protein MKETLLLYVNKLYKYSDLLFVLLLLAILASMVLPIPPMALDILLTFSITLSLLILMTTIYINHPLELSSFPSLLLIATLFRLSLNIATTRRILLHGNEGPAAAGKVIEAFGQFVVGGNYIVGIIVFLILVVINFIVITKGTERISEVAARFTLDAMPGKQMAIDADLNAGLIDEKEAQRRRQEIAREADFYGAMDGASKFIRGDAIAGIIITLINILGGLAIGVFQHHMSLSDAAKTFTILTVGDGLVGQIPSLITSTAAGLMVTRAAAETDLGTEIFKQLTGYHKALFMAAGTLAVMGIVPGMPTIPFLLVASLIAIVAYMVYEATKEKELKEAEERAKELLKEAKAKEEEEDVISPPETLAMEIGYALIPYVEDKKKGEIVKRIKSLRKQLAKELGIIIPLVHIKDNLELKPGEYRILIRDVEVARGEVEPNKLLAIDTGTTKEKIPGKETKEPAFGLTAYWIAPNLKDRAKLLGYTVVDIPTVIITHLSEVIKKHAYEILGRVETKELIDNLARKYPLVKDIVPEQVPLGVVHRVLQNLLKEGIPVKDLMTILEALSDNISKTQDPDILTEFVRQALARLITNLYAVNGEITVLTLTPKAENYILEKVKQNDGYLPPLEPAFVQRIMGDIMKYRDIFTRKQAVPVILTSPAVRRFLKKIIEPYAPNIVVLSYSEVEPGAKVNVVGTVGE; encoded by the coding sequence ATGAAAGAAACACTTCTTCTCTACGTGAACAAGCTTTACAAGTATTCTGATCTTCTTTTTGTTCTTCTCCTCCTTGCCATTCTTGCCTCGATGGTGCTTCCCATTCCTCCTATGGCTCTTGATATTCTTTTAACCTTTAGCATTACACTATCTCTGTTAATTCTGATGACTACGATTTATATAAACCATCCCCTTGAACTTTCTTCTTTTCCATCTCTACTCCTTATCGCAACGCTTTTTCGTCTATCTCTTAACATTGCAACAACAAGGCGAATTCTCCTTCATGGAAATGAGGGACCTGCGGCAGCCGGTAAGGTTATAGAGGCCTTTGGACAGTTTGTCGTTGGTGGTAACTACATCGTAGGTATTATCGTTTTCCTGATACTTGTGGTAATCAACTTTATCGTCATTACAAAAGGTACTGAAAGGATTTCAGAAGTTGCCGCAAGGTTTACTCTTGACGCCATGCCAGGTAAACAGATGGCGATAGACGCTGACCTTAACGCCGGTTTGATCGATGAGAAAGAAGCCCAGAGGCGCCGTCAGGAAATAGCAAGAGAAGCGGACTTCTACGGGGCGATGGACGGTGCTTCGAAGTTTATCCGTGGCGATGCCATTGCAGGGATTATCATTACGCTTATAAACATCCTTGGCGGTCTTGCCATAGGTGTTTTTCAGCATCACATGAGTTTGTCTGATGCCGCAAAAACATTTACTATTCTTACCGTTGGTGATGGACTTGTAGGACAGATTCCCTCTCTCATTACCTCAACCGCGGCCGGTCTTATGGTTACAAGAGCAGCAGCCGAGACTGACCTTGGAACGGAAATTTTCAAGCAGTTGACAGGTTACCATAAAGCCCTTTTCATGGCGGCAGGAACTCTTGCAGTTATGGGTATCGTTCCGGGAATGCCAACAATTCCGTTCCTGCTTGTAGCTTCTCTCATTGCAATAGTTGCCTACATGGTTTACGAAGCTACTAAAGAGAAAGAGTTAAAAGAGGCAGAAGAGAGGGCAAAAGAGCTTTTAAAAGAGGCAAAGGCGAAAGAAGAGGAAGAAGATGTGATTTCTCCACCGGAAACGCTGGCAATGGAAATAGGTTATGCTTTGATACCTTATGTTGAGGATAAGAAAAAAGGGGAAATTGTTAAGAGGATAAAATCGCTAAGAAAGCAGCTTGCTAAAGAGTTAGGAATAATCATTCCCCTTGTTCACATAAAAGATAATCTTGAGCTTAAACCGGGTGAGTATAGAATTTTAATAAGAGATGTTGAGGTTGCCAGAGGTGAGGTAGAGCCTAACAAGCTACTTGCCATTGATACGGGGACAACAAAGGAAAAGATTCCCGGGAAGGAGACAAAAGAGCCGGCATTCGGGCTTACAGCTTACTGGATAGCACCTAACCTGAAAGATAGGGCAAAACTTTTGGGATATACTGTTGTTGACATTCCAACAGTTATAATTACTCATCTTTCGGAAGTTATCAAGAAACATGCCTACGAGATTTTGGGAAGGGTTGAAACAAAAGAGCTCATAGACAACCTTGCCAGGAAGTATCCTCTCGTTAAAGACATCGTTCCGGAGCAGGTGCCTTTAGGTGTCGTTCACAGGGTTCTTCAGAATTTGCTTAAAGAGGGCATTCCTGTTAAAGACCTTATGACTATCCTGGAGGCGCTTTCAGATAACATTTCAAAAACGCAGGATCCGGACATCCTCACCGAATTTGTAAGACAGGCACTTGCCCGTTTGATAACGAACCTTTACGCTGTGAACGGTGAGATTACCGTTCTGACGCTGACTCCAAAAGCAGAAAATTACATTTTAGAAAAGGTGAAACAGAACGACGGTTACCTTCCGCCTCTTGAACCTGCTTTCGTTCAGCGAATAATGGGTGACATTATGAAATACCGTGACATTTTCACCAGGAAGCAGGCAGTTCCGGTTATTCTCACCTCTCCTGCCGTTCGCCGTTTTCTTAAAAAGATAATAGAACCGTATGCACCAAATATTGTTGTTCTTTCTTACTCTGAAGTAGAACCGGGCGCAAAGGTTAACGTCGTAGGAACAGTCGGAGAGTGA
- a CDS encoding rod-binding protein → MEPKIIPYWDVTAIKNIKTVKDVAREFEATFLEIMLKEMRKGIPEGMFSSFSDKMYTDMFDMTVANKLASSDRFGLAKYIENALNAYKKAENL, encoded by the coding sequence ATGGAGCCGAAGATTATTCCTTACTGGGATGTTACGGCAATTAAAAATATCAAAACGGTAAAAGACGTTGCCAGAGAGTTTGAGGCAACGTTTCTTGAGATTATGTTGAAAGAGATGAGAAAGGGAATACCGGAAGGTATGTTTTCCTCCTTTTCAGATAAGATGTACACCGATATGTTTGATATGACAGTTGCAAATAAACTTGCCTCCTCTGATAGATTTGGACTTGCAAAGTATATAGAGAATGCCCTTAACGCCTATAAAAAGGCGGAGAATCTATGA
- a CDS encoding flagellar basal body P-ring protein FlgI: MIKRVFFLFAVLFIFSVNAGAVTTKIGSEVNIEGVRPNFLTGYGIVVGLDGTGDGSSSVFTLQSISNMLRKMGIYVDPKVVKTKNAAAVIVTAKLPPFAKPGMTFDVNVASIGDAKDISNGILIRTPLLGPDGKVYAFAQGSVSTGGGYSESNKGGKVQKNFPTTGIIPDGGIVERGLPFELTDEHSVTLTLKHPSFSEAATIADAINSAFGRGTAVAVDSSTVKVRFPEGVNKVDFISKILNLSINTEPEPVVVIYERTGTVIMSGNVRIDPPVYVAHGNIYVSVTKTPQVSQPSPLSNGKTVATENVTTEVKEEKGRIFSVQSADLRDLVKALNELGISPRDLIAIIQAIKAAGKLHAKIVIM; the protein is encoded by the coding sequence ATGATTAAAAGGGTGTTTTTTCTCTTCGCTGTTTTGTTTATCTTTTCAGTTAATGCCGGAGCGGTCACTACGAAGATAGGTTCTGAGGTAAATATTGAAGGCGTGCGGCCGAACTTTTTGACGGGTTACGGTATTGTTGTCGGGCTTGACGGTACCGGTGACGGCTCTTCCAGCGTTTTTACGCTTCAGAGTATTTCAAATATGCTGAGAAAAATGGGGATTTATGTTGATCCAAAGGTAGTTAAGACCAAAAACGCTGCAGCTGTGATAGTTACGGCAAAACTTCCACCTTTTGCGAAACCGGGAATGACATTTGATGTTAATGTTGCTTCAATAGGTGATGCAAAGGATATTTCCAACGGAATTCTTATAAGAACGCCGCTCCTTGGTCCCGATGGAAAGGTTTATGCCTTTGCTCAGGGTTCTGTTTCCACCGGCGGTGGTTATTCAGAATCAAACAAAGGAGGAAAGGTTCAGAAGAACTTTCCAACAACCGGTATCATTCCAGATGGTGGTATAGTTGAGAGGGGACTTCCCTTTGAACTTACCGATGAACATTCTGTAACTCTCACGCTGAAGCATCCTTCCTTTTCTGAAGCTGCTACGATAGCCGATGCCATTAACAGTGCCTTTGGTAGAGGAACGGCTGTTGCCGTTGATTCTTCAACGGTTAAAGTGAGGTTTCCGGAAGGCGTTAACAAGGTTGATTTCATTTCAAAGATTCTTAACCTTTCCATAAATACCGAGCCTGAACCTGTAGTTGTGATATATGAAAGGACAGGAACGGTTATAATGAGCGGTAACGTTAGGATAGACCCTCCTGTTTATGTTGCCCACGGTAATATTTATGTTTCAGTAACGAAAACGCCGCAGGTTTCGCAGCCATCCCCTCTTTCAAACGGCAAGACGGTTGCTACCGAGAATGTAACTACCGAGGTTAAAGAGGAGAAGGGTCGTATATTTAGTGTTCAGTCTGCCGACCTTAGAGATCTTGTTAAGGCTCTCAACGAGCTTGGTATATCCCCGAGGGATTTAATAGCGATAATTCAGGCTATAAAAGCAGCTGGCAAGCTTCATGCTAAAATAGTGATTATGTAA